TGGAACTGTTTGCATCATCCTTTTAAAAGATGGCTTTTTATTAGTCTCCCACTTCTCACTCGTTACTGCGTGGAGACCATTGGCTGTGTGTCCCCAGAATCATCCTGTTCGAACCCAGCAGATGCAGTCACAAAAGGGGATTTTTCTGTTTCTaatgaacaaaaaacacatgGTTCCAGCCTGCAGCAAGGTCTTAGTGCAGCAACGCTCATACATTGACCTACTACAGACTGTACACCCTAAAAAACATTTAGTAAGCTCAGAGGTTAATTTGTGCCAGACCACACTGGATCCTAGATATGGTACCTTTAACTTgagaattcaaatgaaaaaagacCTGAATATAACGTTAAAACACGGCTAGGCAAAGGTCGgcatgcagctaccgacaccaacaGCAAGACATGAAACCCTGATCCACAAGCAAATGAGAACATGACCCATATATGGGATCTGGTACCCCTGAACAAGCTAACACTATCGGCATGGAACAGACCTCCATGCATCATTAAAAAAGGTATTTAGAACTACAGGCCTAAAACGAAATCCATATGCAATTAGAAATGACAGAGTAGTTACTCTGACTGTTCAGtaggtttgtttttcatttgctgtgatttcacACAGCTCTTATTTAAACGCATGCCCTGCAGCTGTGTACATAAAGGCCTACCTGGTATTTTTGGCTCGAGGCGAAGTAACCTCCGGCAGGAACAGCTTCTAATGAAAGAGCCTCAACGAGGGTGAGAAGGAACAGGATATCCTCCAATGAAAGCCACAACAAAAAGGCAGTGAATTACTTATTCAGCGGAGTGCTACAGTGACGTCAGCCGCAAGGCCAGAGCGGGTTACTGGTGATGGAGAGGACGTGCATGAAGAACACAGAGCCAGTTATTCCGGGGCAGCAGTCTGAACAAGCCCCCCCAACAAGAGCCAGACCATCCTCTTCCTGGGAACAGGGGGACGGGGAACGCACACATGGGCTGTGATCTTCGATGACATCATGGTTAGCCTAGTTGCTGGGGCACGCTTGGCCGTGTTTGTTCCTGCGCAAGTGCTTCACAGGAGAACACTGATGTTCCGTCTAAATTCGGAACTTAGTGTTATGTACAAAGGGGAAAAGGGGATACAGCAAAATAGTTCACAGTATGAAACTTAATACAGGCAGCTGGCCCAGACTGATGGTAAGTCTTTGAGAAGCAACACTTTGACAGGCAACGGGAGTGTGAACAGTCAAGAGATGCTCAATTCAGAGCTAGAGAACAGTGTTGTACAAAAAGGGATTAACTGTACATGTTAACTTATTATATTTTCTGTTGATCTGAACATAGATATTTTGTTGAAGATTTAAGTCGTTCAGCTTGTTCATTCAAACCGCAGACAAGCTTGAAAAGATATGCAAATGAAGCATGATCTGTGAAATAAACCATTAGATCATCTGAGAACGACTTTCTGAAGCTATACAGCaacagtgtgtgctgtactcGTCCACACACTTTTCACCCCACTCTCCCTTTCCTACACAGACACACCCATActgctgcacattcctttcaAACTGCACAGCGAAAAGACCAAACCAGCATCatgtataaacaaacacaacgcaTCCTTTTAAAAAGGGTCAACTCTCTCTCTTTTCAGGAATTGTAAAGACTGAGTTTTAATAAAAAGTACAACGAACAGGGTTTTACCTGTTcccacagagaaagaaagaatattACAAAAGCTTAGATTTGTCTGGATAAAAGCTGTTTTATTGCAACAACCATTGGAGGACAAAAAATTTATTATATACATAGacatatataaatgaaaacattccATGCCAACCTACATAGACCAACCGTAATGAgtcatgtaaaccaagccatgggatgtgggtataaaaaaaaaaataaaaaagcaagcttgtgtttattaTCACAGAGTTGCGTTGAGGACTTCTAAAGCTTCCACTATGTGGTGGAAAGCCAGCACTCAAACACCTAGCAATTTGAAGCTGCCTGCAACATCAATGACCACTCTACAGTACGTACCCCAGCCTACAAACCAAACTGGCTGAAAACAAACTATAACAGAGGCATCGTGGTTCTCGACAATCAAGGGAGAAGAGCCTGTTTTTTAGTTCCAACGAGGTGCACTCAGACAACATTACAGAACAGGGCAGCAAAGTCGTAATTCGTTATCAGAAGTGAATTACGACCGACTGATGATCTGTCAAGGGTTCTTAACTGAACTGGGATTCATAAAAAGAGATCTCCATAAGACAGCAGTGCTTTCAGGTCATCGCTTCGCTGGAAGCTCAATGCGAGCAGATTTCATTAGACAAGGGTAATGGCTGGGCTAATTTAATTGAGCTGGCTCAAGTCAGGTTGCTGGTAGCAAGCATATGGTACTGGGAGGGGGTGATTAATTGTGCACCTACCCTGCCTAGCCATTTATTACGAGACCAaaccaaactaaaataaaaaaactagctacaaaagacacacacaaaaccatGTTCTTTACACACAAGGTTATGGCTAAAGTGACGTCAAAGCTTTCAACTCCTGCTGACTGCAACTGCATCCAAACACTAGCTAACAGGAATGGCTGGGAATGACTATCACAGAATCAGTACACAAACTGGGGATCTTTAATCTTGAATGTAAATAGAGCTTAATATACTGCAAAACACACTGATCTCTGCTGACTCAAGCAATGCATGGCAATTCTGATCGTACTTCAACAACATAAATAAGACGTGTGGTAACATTATGCCTTAATTGGGCTGCTCTCTGGCTATAGATCTCATGTTACTTGTCCCAGAAGgtcatttcttatttttaaatccctttttttctGGTTGATCTCAGGCCGTTTCCTACAGACAGGTGGGCCCCCCTGGAAGCAGTGTAGACTTCTAGACAGATGGAACGTTCAGATGCCTGAATTCCAAACAAGCACAACACCTGTGCACTGAATGAAGGACTAGCTTGTGAAAGATGCTGGGCTGCTAGCCATCAACTCCCACATTAGAGAACTATCCCCCAGACCAGCACAGACAAACAATTCCAGTACAGGTCAACTACTGGGAACTTGGAAAACAACATGTAAAAAGATCGGCACCATTGACTAAGCCAAGATGCATTTGTGTAGTGCGTGGTAACATTGCAAACTGAAATGCAGTGCTTTAAATGAGTCCGTCTGGTTTCTTATCCAACAGCCAAGCCTCAAGATAACTGGAGCTTATCTCCAGTATATTAAATCCACCTTTCCAGACACAACTGCAGGAAAATCCCTTCTGTAAAAGATTCAATTAAGCTCAAGTACCTTGACACTGCTCTGACTAGTGCTAACCAAGTGCTTGAATGTGGCCTGAGCTAAATCGCTAATCCCACCTCAGACTAAACCCACTTGGATTGCAATCTTTTGTCTTCAAGCTGCACTGTGGGCAGGGTAGGGCTTGGATGGGAGATATTCATACACTCTGTGATAAAAGTAGCAAGTTTGCAGATGTCAAATCACCAGCAGGTCAGGGTGTGATCCAATTCAGTTTTCACAGGAATGAAAATAAGAccttttccaggttttactactagcttgattagccccagtgtacaggcaacaagctcaggggagtcttattaaacttatcgcaaaaccaggagtggatcaaagtgctatgcaaaggcagtctcatttccatccctgttttatGTTTGGTTATAGACTTGTGACTATCTCAgattctatataaaaaaagacatcccATGACTAGAGGTGGGTGCCACTAAAAGGTCGCTCTCTAATTTAACTGCAGTGTAATTCAGACAGGACAGTAAAACTGAATTTCACTACCATCCAAGTAAACTGCAAGCCCTTCCTATCAGAACTACGCACTGCAGGGAGCAACATCAACGCCCCAACACAGACATACTGGACATCAATTCGGTTTATACAAATTCACATGCCTAAACATTTGTTGGTTTAAATAAGTCTACAGCGAGACATCTGCCAGATGGCATTGCAGCAGATTTCCTGTTTACAATACTTGCAGAACTCAGCAACTCAGACAGACAACCAAAGCAAATGTCTGTCACCTATGCCAACAACCTACCAGGCTGCCTTGTGTACAGGGCCATACACATGTCCCCTAGCCTGGCAGTAACACAGTGATAAGGCACAGTAGTTTTTGGGCCAGCAGTCTACTGGTCGATTACGTTAGCAGTCCTAGCAGCAGAGATACAGGGTGGAGCCGCTAACAGCTGCACGCCCATCCTGAGTGCTTTAACCACAGGTCCAGCACCGGAGGCATGCAGACCACCACTGTATAATATGAGCATTTGGCTGCTTAGATgctgtacaataaaacaaaagtggtTAACACAATTGAGTGCTTTAAATAGTCCTTGTGCTGCATGTAATTTGAACATGCTGTGTGAACACTAAACGCAGGCAGGTATACAAATAACTACGCCCTTATTAATGTGCATTATTATCTAATGGGGGAGAGGGGGGGTACACTGTATTAAGTGGAGGAGACCAGCTGGTTGCCCATGACTGGGTTTTTCTCTTGTAAAATGAGTCAAGAATCCACAGTCCGGGCCTTACCACCGTGCAGGCCACAGTGCCAGCTCAGTGGGAGGAAGTTCAGGATGATAAATAAGGGTTTTTGACGAACACCAGACTGGCTGCCCATGGGTGCTGGGTGAGGGTGGCGCTGTCACATTGTTGACAACAGAATTCCAGTTTTAGAGGTCACACTTTGAGAGGGCTGGAGGCGTCAACAACGTGAAAGACAAGGGCACGCACTAAACTGTTTTATCAATGTGCTGTAGCTAATGATTAAGGGACCAGCATGCCTACTGGATTGGGTTTGAACCTCAACGCGCCTCCAGAACCCCCCTCGTTAGGTATATTACTGAAATGATTAGGTGCCACGAATTTGACTAATCTTTCAATCTGCTCACTGATCCCATTACTCACAGCCTAATAAGGCTCACTGGAGTCTATTGGGCTAGGAACAGGAGTTGTTGAGAATTCAAATATTTAACGGGGGCACTTCTGAAAGCAGGACCAGAGTGAATTGTTAACCCTGCTAGGTATGACAGTGGCATAAACTgacttaattgtgtatttaacagcgctaaataaaaaacaatccagaaatgcatttcacttattttaaaATCCGTGTGGGTTTACAGCAATTAGCTTTCGAAGGCACAACGGGAGACCTCCGTTGTATGCAATACACCACCTCGATCATGCGTGAATCATAGTTACATAAACCATTTCGAGGTCGTGTATCCACCATCGTGTTATGGCAGAGTTTCACTTCAAAGCAAATTCACACGTTACATCAATACAGCGCACACCACACTTCTACCCCGCGTTCTCACGCCCGTCCCATCCCAGCCCAGCCGATTTGAGGCTTCAGTTTCTGCACGAATTAGAATTTCTTCCGCGTACACGTCGGTCTGGAGCTTCAATAAATCTGTTcagtcattttaattgatttatttttttaaatagctttattCTGACGGTGACCGGAATCAGTCACCACGCCACCAGAACTTTCTGATCAATCTCTCCAAATATGGTGTTACAGTTCACTCAGCAATGACTCGTCCCTGAGTAACTGTGTAGACTACTGCCTGTTCCCGGCAGGGTTCACGTTGTATTACGTATTACAGCAATACGTACTTCTCAGCAGATAGTACAATCCGACTTCTTGTTAGTATTTCTGCATACCGATTCGTTCTACTTGTACTTTATCAGACGGTCCAGTAAGCAAACAATATAGCCTGGGTAGaatttagaaaaaacaacaaaaaatgaataaaagatACGACTAACATGTGCACACGTCGCCCAGTTTCAAACGACTCCTAAATTACCCGTCCCTAAAAATTAAATCTCCAGACCCGATCATGTGAAATGCGTTAATGCCACCATCGTTGACCAGTCCTTAGCAAAAATAATGCAACACAAAAACGTTGCAGGGAGATttatactccccccccccccccccccccccccccaaagcgtACTTCTTTATACTGTAACTTGTACGCACACTACAACagacaaaagaaaaagacaaacttACCCATTTGCcatctgttctttttttcaaCTAATCCCGTTTGTTGTAAATAACAATACGCTGaagaaaaagaaactttgtcCAACTTGCGTTTCCAGTAAGAATAGGCAcgagttaatacaaaaaaaaataataataataataataataaagtcgaAAAAACCGTGCGTTTCAAAAGATTAGATTATACCCCCCATGGGTAAAGAAATGAGTcgccgggggtggggggggacgaGGACACCGGGGTTTCAGTTTAAAGCAGATAAATAAAGATGTTAAAATGGTTAGTTGTTATTTTTTCCCCGAACACGTTAAAAATCCCTCAAATACAAAGTTAGTGAGTTTGCAGCGAGCTCCACTTCCCTCTCTCACAGCACTCACTTTAGGAAGGGAGTACTCTTGAACCAGAGAGTTTCGCGCAAGCTAGGAAGTTCAGAAACTTCAGCTTCGTTGCATATAAACTAcgacataatattttttttagcgCCGCTTGCTGGGCGGAGGAGAGTGTAACACAACCCTACGTGTGAATCAGACACCGCCtatggttttgttttaaacatagcAAACCCATCAGAATAGTTTCGTGTGGTACAATATAACTTGTATAAGggagcttgtttttttctttcattaatgGGTGACAAACacacaatctattttttttagggggggggggggggggggggggggggaatcaattAATAAACAcgatttcacttttgtttattttacaagagaTCCGTACCTGGCAAAATAAGGCTCTCCATCACAATGTGAAACTACAATCAGTATCCTCAGGTAGAACTGCGCAGCAAACTAAGTTTCTGTATATTTTGTCTACTTAGTTTCGTTTAGTTCTACCCTGTAGAATTCTGATTGCGCGTTTTAAGTTATGAATGACTTCCAAAAATGCAGACTACAAAAACGACGAAAGTGAGTATAGGTGTCTATTTCTGTCTAATGTATGCTGCTGTTCTAGATGAGAAAGTTGCAGGTTATCAAAACCACGCAGACAACTAGAGCTGAGCCGATCTAATGCCTTTAAACTTTGATAAACAGCGCCAAAGACCCTCCCACAGCTCTGTCATTTCCCGGTTCCCTCCCGCCTGTGTTGCAGACGTTTTCCGGTGTAAACATGGCTCTTTCTAGGTTGGAGATAAACTTTATCAGGTTGCTGTCTCGCTGCGAGTCCATGGCCTCCGAGAAACGGGGCGAAGCGGAGTGGAGGCTGGAAAAGGTGATGCGAGGGGTCCTGTTTGTCCTGCGACGAACAGGGCTGTGAATTCACAGACTCACACATCCAGAGCCATGTCACGTAGACAAGACAGACACCCATTGTACGTCTTAAAATGAAGGCATTGAACAAAACTCGTACGTTATTGCCTTTGACTTGGTGACAGGTACGTCAGACACATAATGTCAACCACGCACACACGACTACGTGGCTGAATTTTAATTTGTGACCGAAGAAATAAGCTTTGGAATTTCCCGTCAAGTTTTTATAGCACGTTTGCTGTAATTTGTAGGTGATGGCAGTCTGAACCTGGGCCCTGCTCGTTCTTGTAAGTTATATTATGACTGACTGATTCAGAACAGCAACACAATTCAGAGTAGAGGTGAAGCAAAAACGACGTGGACTGTCACTCGCACTGAACTTTATGTTAAAAATAGCCACACAGGTCAAACTTTTTCCACTGGTGTTGATTAAAGTTAGTTTCAGGCAAAGAATTGAAACGCTGGCTTCAAGAACCAGTTAATGTCTATGATGTTGCACAGTGCACTAATATTGTGCAATGTATTATAGTACCACAGCTCTATGCAACACTAATAAACCATCACTCTGTACATTTCTTCATAAactttaagttaaaaaaataaaataaatgaggcACACCCTAACTTTCTTAACATAAAGGTAAAGCTCAGAAAGACCCTAACTGGTGCCATTTAAAAGAGGGCTATGGCTCTGTATAACAaagctttcaaataaaaatgagttTCAGATTGAAATGTGTGTCTCTTTCCAGTATGTAAGCGCCCTTGAGGAAATGCTGGCAGCTCTGAAGAAAAGTACAAGGTAGGTAAATAACTGCATGGTACGCAAGACTCCCAGAACAGCCAGTGTTTGACTTGTGATTGTTCAGTACATGGGAAGGCTGTGACAGTACAAATAAtggcagattttctttttttaatctttttttagtAAACCTGTTCCAGAGGCCTTGACCGATTACACCAGGAAAGTAGAATTTCTGAAAGGATTATTGGAAGCTGAGAAACTGGTAAGATCTTTTTCTAGacctattgttattattattattattattattattattattattattattattaccaagaAAACCCCCCAACAAACGCTTTATTATGATAGTATCCTGGTATATGTTGTATATTAAGCCCAGAAAGTGCTTTTGAAAATCCAAAACTCTGTTTTTAAAccttgtgttgttttgttgtctttgtaGTCGTCTCCGACAGAGAAAGCCCTGGCCAATCAGCTTCTGGCTCCCGGAAGGACTCCGACCACTGGGAAAGAGAGAACGTCAGCCAGCAAAACCATCCACCTGCGGACGAGCGCCAGGTGTACTGGAGAGATGAGGAACGAGCTCCTCGGCACAGTATGTCTTTTGCTATTGAAGAATCAATGACGGGAATCTCTCAACGACGATGCGGCTTTGTTTAGAAAAGGCTCTTGAATTTGAACTGTTTCCCTGAAGCCTTTATAAAACACTGCACATGCAGGGCTAGTGGATTATGTGCAGTACAACTGGTTTGTGGCTAGGAGACATGTTGTAAAGTATCAAGACCAAGtctttaaaaatactgttttaccTTCTCTGTATTCtaattttttcttttactttttactttttcttaCAGTCATCAAATACaggtaaatgttttctttattttttaatgattaaaactgATTTAGCTTTATTTATTGAGAATATTGAACTAGTTGCTATATTATGCATCACAGTAGTCAATGTAATAGAGGCACACAATTATCATGGTGTGGTAaatcataatattatatatattattattattattattattattattattattattaataatattaaaaaggttttaccttagtttaccatgcttttgacTTTTAAATGACCATGAGTAATAAATGGCTATCCTTTCAGGTGATGGAGATGCAGAGCTGAGAAATAGGAGGTTGgtatttatttctacatgtaAAAAACGTGGCAAAATTAACCACCATTTCCACTGGAAGTGTTTCTTACCcccacaaggaattgagcgcttgCTGTTCATACGGTTTCTTCTTCAAATACGCTTGAGAGAGACTCAAGTAACGTTAGGAGGAAGCACcttattgtaaaaataagaaagttagcattatttttatttgtgggacacatttGTCCCTTAAAGCGTTCATGTCTTCTGTGGTGACAACAGCTGATCCTGGTTTCCACATTTCCATACAAACCTCTCCTCTGATGTCTGTAACAAACAAGTGCATGTGTgcacaaacaaatagaaaaaggGTTAGTCGGCTTATGAGGAAGCCAGGATCGTTACAGAAATGATTTAGCGCCGGTATTCTTTGTCTGGACGTACAGGGGCACAGCGCTTGATGAGAAGCAATCAGCCACTGAGCTCGACACAGTTCTCCAGCACCATCACAACATCCAGGAGAAATTAGCGGAGGAGATGCTGAGCCTGGCTCGCAGTCTGAAGAACAACTCCCTAGCAGCCCAGAACGTCATCAAACAGGACAATCAGGTACAGATTGGTCGTGTGTATTTATCATTACTTcttcaatcattttaaatgaagaatagtcctcccctcctccctctccctctgcccTCCTCCTCTCCACACAAAGCATAAGTAACCAAGGCAGTGGTAGTTTGATCTTTCCCTACAATGTCCTGCAAGCTTGCCTGAAGGTGTGGATTTACCAGTTTAATCTGTTGCGCTAAATTTGCGCAGTTGGAAGTCGCCACTTAACAAAGCTAGTGCACTCCACAGGTGCAGTACCCCCTTGCAGGATTCCATTAAAATTCCCTTTAATCACTATCGTCTGTGTTTAGAGCCAGTTAGCCTCATCTAATCTCCCTACATTGGATTTCACCTCCAGGGCTTTGTTATAGCGACACCTGCTGGAATTGAAAGTCCTGTTGCTGGCATATGGGATTTACTGTCTGTTGAAAACCCTTTTGTTGAGAGAGAGGCGGGATCGCTTGCAAACGAAGAGTTTGAATTCCCTTTTCTCATCTTAAAACATTCTACATCGTGGAGATTTTGTTTGAACGAGAGATATTTGGCAGATTTATTTATGTGACCATTTCTGCCATTTTTTTTGACACACGTAAAATTTATTGAATTGAGAATTCTGATTCCACAATAAACGCATTAATTATGACAATTATGGAAATAgcgaaaatacaaaaatgtttattaatttagtGTTTATAGTACGGTTTGGATAAAGAAACGGAACTGGCCATAGACCTATATATTTTGTTctattaaatgaaataataataataataataataataataataataataataatgtactgtgtAACTTTATTATCTTAGGTTTTCACTGGATCAAGGGACAGCAGCTTTGTATAGAAAAGGCACTCCTGCTTACAGTTGTGGTTGTAAGTGAAGATTTCACCCAGCAGGGGGCACTAAAACACAATCTGCACAGCACTGTAGAAGGATTATTTTCATGTGTGACTAAATGCTTAAGGGGATGTTCATAACGGCTTTCAACAAGAACTCATTATGATTCAAATGGACACTAAGTGTACTGATTAAATGTGCGTGTTCTTGCTCTTCGGgatgggaaaaacaaacaaaaaaaaatacattggggAAAACAGCTAGAAAGACCTGGCCGACAAGCTAATGCATAGGTGCATTGGAAATACACTGCAGGACAAAGACAGCTGGAGGCAGAGCAGTCTAGCAGTCAGAGCACAGAACTACGAGCAAGCAGATCCTGTTTGCTATATCCAAGCTCAGCCTCTGACTCGCTGTCACATTGGGCAAATCACTTGACCTCCCAGTGCCTTAGCCCTCTACCCTAGCAGTAAAACTGGGTGGGAGATAGACTGCCACAAATAATAGGATGTTGCATCGCAACTGGGGTGAACCCAAGAAAAAGATTTCTTAATTCAGCAATAAAAAGTTGTAGGGTTACGTATAGCTTGATGTTTATCTATGTTTTCTACTTTATGAAAGAAACAGAGTACAGTACTGAATTCCAAAAGGAATGCGTATCGGCTACC
This Polyodon spathula isolate WHYD16114869_AA chromosome 27, ASM1765450v1, whole genome shotgun sequence DNA region includes the following protein-coding sequences:
- the LOC121301680 gene encoding vesicle transport protein USE1-like isoform X1; this encodes MALSRLEINFIRLLSRCESMASEKRGEAEWRLEKYVSALEEMLAALKKSTSKPVPEALTDYTRKVEFLKGLLEAEKLSSPTEKALANQLLAPGRTPTTGKERTSASKTIHLRTSARCTGEMRNELLGTSSNTGDGDAELRNRRGTALDEKQSATELDTVLQHHHNIQEKLAEEMLSLARSLKNNSLAAQNVIKQDNQTLTHSLRMADVNFEKLKTESERLEQHTKKSVNWLLWIMLIAVCFIFISMILFIRIFPRLR
- the LOC121301680 gene encoding vesicle transport protein USE1-like isoform X2; protein product: MLAALKKSTSKPVPEALTDYTRKVEFLKGLLEAEKLSSPTEKALANQLLAPGRTPTTGKERTSASKTIHLRTSARCTGEMRNELLGTSSNTGDGDAELRNRRGTALDEKQSATELDTVLQHHHNIQEKLAEEMLSLARSLKNNSLAAQNVIKQDNQTLTHSLRMADVNFEKLKTESERLEQHTKKSVNWLLWIMLIAVCFIFISMILFIRIFPRLR